One genomic window of Saprospiraceae bacterium includes the following:
- a CDS encoding response regulator transcription factor, protein MQKIRVAIVEDDADIRASMVELISMADDLVCNKEFERAEDFAKSFKDMMVDVVLMDISLPGMSGIQCVRECKPKRPEVQFLMCTSHNDAERTFDSLCAGATGYILKNSSPDQVFQALRDIHQGGSPMSAEIARMVVSSFPNKKTDHHLLDSFTTREQEVLHALAKGLSYKEIADQLFISIETVRTYLRNIYEKLQVHSKVEALNKIFPK, encoded by the coding sequence ATGCAAAAAATTCGCGTTGCGATCGTTGAAGATGATGCCGACATCCGGGCATCTATGGTAGAACTGATTTCTATGGCTGATGATCTGGTCTGCAATAAAGAGTTTGAAAGGGCAGAAGACTTTGCCAAATCCTTTAAAGATATGATGGTTGATGTCGTGCTCATGGACATTTCTCTCCCCGGGATGTCGGGAATTCAATGTGTCAGAGAATGTAAGCCCAAAAGACCGGAAGTACAGTTTTTAATGTGTACTTCTCATAATGATGCTGAGCGAACTTTTGATTCCTTGTGTGCCGGAGCAACCGGTTATATCTTAAAGAATTCCAGTCCGGATCAGGTATTTCAAGCCCTTCGCGACATTCACCAAGGGGGCTCCCCAATGTCGGCTGAAATTGCAAGAATGGTCGTTAGCTCTTTTCCTAATAAAAAAACCGATCATCATTTACTCGACAGTTTTACAACCCGAGAACAAGAAGTCTTGCATGCACTGGCCAAAGGCCTCTCCTATAAAGAAATTGCAGACCAACTATTTATCAGTATCGAAACCGTGCGAACTTACCTTCGCAATATCTACGAAAAATTGCAAGTACATTCCAAAGTTGAAGCCTTAAATAAGATCTTTCCTAAATAG